In Kushneria marisflavi, the following are encoded in one genomic region:
- a CDS encoding metallophosphoesterase — translation MLIVQLSDSHLSADPARRYRDVDADTRLASMLARVARYQPDLVVVSGDVSDDGSTASYQRAAASFEALGCPWVWMPGNHDHPATMTEVRALEPVIHSNGWQILLLNTWIEGEEGGRLGEAQLVRLEAQLAGDESPALIVLHHPPVSVDTAWMNEIGLEDRETFWKILGRYDHVQAVLCGHIHHEMTCLHQGVPVMSVPAIAAQFVPDRPDFAVDACAPGGFRLIRLSIDDTQRPRLSTRVEYVPV, via the coding sequence ATGCTGATTGTTCAGCTCTCGGACAGCCATCTGAGCGCCGATCCCGCGCGGCGGTATCGCGATGTCGACGCTGACACGCGGCTGGCATCGATGCTGGCGCGGGTGGCCCGGTATCAGCCGGATCTGGTCGTGGTCAGCGGTGATGTCAGCGATGACGGCTCGACTGCCTCGTATCAAAGGGCAGCAGCGTCTTTTGAGGCGCTCGGCTGCCCCTGGGTCTGGATGCCGGGCAATCATGACCATCCCGCCACCATGACCGAAGTGCGCGCGCTGGAGCCGGTCATCCATTCCAACGGCTGGCAGATTCTGCTGCTTAACACCTGGATTGAAGGTGAGGAGGGCGGCCGACTGGGTGAGGCGCAGCTGGTAAGGCTTGAGGCGCAGCTGGCAGGCGATGAATCACCGGCGCTGATTGTGCTGCATCACCCGCCGGTAAGCGTGGACACCGCCTGGATGAATGAGATCGGTCTTGAGGACCGCGAAACCTTTTGGAAGATCCTTGGCCGATATGATCATGTCCAGGCCGTGCTGTGCGGCCATATTCATCATGAAATGACCTGTCTGCATCAGGGCGTACCGGTCATGTCGGTGCCGGCCATTGCGGCGCAGTTCGTGCCCGATCGACCCGATTTTGCCGTCGATGCGTGCGCTCCGGGCGGCTTTCGCCTGATTCGACTGTCCATTGATGATACGCAGCGGCCTCGATTATCAACCCGGGTAGAGTACGTGCCGGTCTAA
- the cysD gene encoding sulfate adenylyltransferase subunit CysD, whose product MLSPERQTHLKQLEAESIHIIREVAAEFRNPVMLYSIGKDSSVMLHLARKAFYPGTPPFPLMHVNTTWKFHEMIEFRDRMAAETGMELIEHINEEGREAGINPFDHGSSKYTDVMKTQSLKQALDKYGFDAAFGGARRDEEASRAKERVYSFRDQYHRWDPKNQRPELWSLYNGHINKGESIRVFPLSNWTELDIWQYIYLESIPIVPLYYSAKRPVVERDGTLIMVDDERMPLNEGEVPEMKSVRFRTLGCYPLTGAVESEAATLPDIIQEMLLTRTSERSGRAIDHDQAGSMERKKREGYF is encoded by the coding sequence ATGCTTTCTCCCGAGCGGCAAACACATCTGAAACAGCTCGAAGCCGAGTCGATTCATATCATTCGCGAGGTGGCGGCCGAGTTTCGTAATCCCGTCATGCTCTATTCGATCGGCAAGGACTCCTCGGTCATGCTGCATCTGGCTCGCAAGGCGTTCTACCCCGGTACACCGCCGTTTCCGCTGATGCACGTCAACACCACGTGGAAATTCCACGAGATGATCGAGTTTCGCGATCGCATGGCGGCCGAGACCGGCATGGAGTTGATCGAGCACATCAATGAGGAAGGCCGTGAAGCGGGCATTAACCCGTTTGATCACGGCAGCTCCAAGTACACCGACGTCATGAAGACCCAGTCGCTCAAGCAGGCGCTGGACAAATACGGTTTCGATGCCGCCTTTGGCGGGGCGCGTCGCGATGAAGAAGCCTCGCGTGCCAAGGAGCGCGTGTACTCCTTTCGTGACCAGTATCACCGCTGGGACCCGAAAAACCAGCGCCCGGAGCTCTGGAGCCTGTACAACGGTCACATCAACAAGGGTGAGTCGATCCGCGTCTTCCCGCTGTCCAACTGGACCGAGCTGGACATCTGGCAGTACATCTATCTCGAATCGATCCCGATCGTGCCGCTGTATTACTCCGCCAAACGTCCGGTCGTCGAGCGTGACGGCACGCTGATCATGGTCGATGACGAACGCATGCCACTGAACGAGGGCGAAGTACCCGAGATGAAGTCCGTGCGCTTTAGAACGCTGGGCTGCTATCCGCTGACCGGTGCCGTGGAATCCGAGGCGGCCACGCTTCCCGATATCATTCAGGAAATGCTCCTGACCCGTACCAGTGAACGTTCCGGGCGTGCCATCGATCACGATCAGGCCGGTTCCATGGAACGCAAGAAACGCGAAGGTTACTTCTGA